From the Roseibium sp. HPY-6 genome, one window contains:
- a CDS encoding ATP-grasp domain-containing protein yields MERTQHEANTQTLRNAAEIGSVCEVHRDLEACVVSRGKSITVLLTLGRLPKALELARALTAAGCRVLVADPFAFHLCRASNAVEKSFKTPSPHSHQEQYLAHLLDIVAREKVDLVLPVSEEALHVSLLKNRLPDETRLFALSNDVLQDLHDKYTFNQIAQNAGISAPETYLASDAQASRLAASGDTVLKPRLGCSGQALRMLSPDSLPTEQPGNADTIIQKRIFGREVSTLSLCRNGEVLAHVTYEGLVFAGTVAVCFRRVSDLPQVNEWVADFARSGGYSYFLAFDFIVDEVGTPWPLECNPRLTSGIHFLDPDGIANAIANFEETTEVGLKPGERFQEGHTTLLQVYGNIFRPGTALRHLRAMLSARDVLWSLDDPAPFPLMTPYSWPVLKQVMFRGRTFGEAATRDIAWPPQKAAQNDASIQAAEQVSAHGSYS; encoded by the coding sequence ATGGAGCGGACGCAGCATGAGGCGAATACGCAAACTCTTCGGAACGCCGCTGAAATTGGTTCGGTCTGCGAGGTGCACCGAGATCTGGAGGCATGCGTTGTGTCGCGCGGCAAATCGATAACCGTTCTGCTGACGCTTGGACGCCTGCCGAAAGCGCTCGAGCTTGCACGTGCACTCACTGCGGCCGGATGCCGGGTACTGGTTGCCGACCCTTTCGCCTTCCACCTTTGCCGAGCGTCGAACGCTGTTGAAAAATCCTTCAAAACACCTTCGCCGCACAGCCATCAGGAGCAATATCTTGCTCATCTGCTCGACATTGTTGCGCGTGAAAAGGTCGACCTTGTCCTTCCCGTTTCAGAAGAAGCACTCCACGTAAGCCTCTTGAAGAACCGACTGCCGGACGAAACACGGCTGTTCGCGCTATCGAACGACGTTCTTCAGGATCTTCATGACAAATACACGTTCAACCAAATCGCCCAAAACGCAGGGATAAGCGCCCCGGAAACATACCTTGCTTCAGACGCACAAGCATCGCGACTTGCTGCGTCTGGCGACACCGTCCTGAAGCCGAGGCTCGGCTGCTCCGGACAGGCATTGCGTATGCTTTCACCCGATAGCCTCCCGACGGAGCAGCCAGGCAACGCGGACACCATCATTCAAAAACGGATCTTCGGGCGGGAAGTCAGCACCTTGAGCCTCTGCCGAAATGGTGAGGTGCTCGCGCATGTCACCTACGAAGGCCTCGTCTTTGCCGGAACAGTCGCCGTCTGTTTTCGACGCGTAAGTGATTTGCCTCAAGTGAATGAGTGGGTTGCCGATTTCGCCCGATCAGGCGGCTATTCCTACTTTCTTGCTTTCGACTTCATCGTGGATGAAGTGGGCACACCCTGGCCTCTGGAATGCAACCCGCGTCTGACAAGCGGCATCCACTTTCTTGACCCAGACGGTATTGCAAACGCGATTGCGAATTTCGAAGAGACAACAGAAGTCGGTTTGAAACCGGGCGAACGCTTTCAGGAAGGGCACACAACGCTCCTGCAGGTCTATGGCAACATATTCCGACCCGGGACAGCCCTCCGCCATCTTCGCGCAATGCTGAGCGCGCGGGACGTCCTTTGGTCCCTTGACGACCCCGCCCCTTTTCCGCTCATGACACCCTACTCGTGGCCCGTGCTGAAGCAGGTGATGTTTCGTGGCCGAACCTTCGGCGAAGCAGCAACACGCGACATTGCCTGGCCACCACAAAAGGCTGCCCAAAACGACGCGTCAATACAGGCAGCCGAACAGGTTAGTGCCCATGGCTCCTATTCCTGA
- the bchO gene encoding alpha/beta fold hydrolase BchO, whose protein sequence is MRRDRDWLDWERDGSDWPFRDASQFVEVAGYHWHVQDLGSRTAPCVLLIHGTGAASFSWRNVLPLLENRFRLIVPDLPCHGFTRPTASPDLSLEGMTTSIRSLMNELAMQPLTIIGHSAGAVIGVSLVSAAQKSVEHSRRSHRVLGINGALKPIRGNRVLSPMAKALFANPLSASMFSLLAKSTPLGQNLLTATGSPIDAHGEEIYRRLLGSAGHVRGALGMMASWDLSHLNAMLRRLSTPLDLLAAEDDPMVPASSSKRAAGLAQHSSLTLTPKGGHLVHECYPEIVVDWIETIVSNGHSNGADAA, encoded by the coding sequence ATGAGGCGAGATCGCGACTGGTTGGATTGGGAAAGAGACGGAAGCGATTGGCCGTTTCGCGACGCCAGCCAATTTGTCGAGGTTGCGGGCTATCACTGGCATGTTCAGGATCTTGGTTCACGAACCGCACCCTGTGTCCTCTTGATCCACGGGACCGGCGCTGCCTCGTTTTCATGGCGCAATGTGTTGCCGCTTCTGGAGAACCGTTTCAGGCTGATTGTGCCGGATCTCCCGTGCCATGGTTTTACACGCCCAACAGCGTCGCCGGACCTCTCCCTTGAAGGCATGACGACCTCGATCCGGTCTCTCATGAATGAGCTGGCTATGCAACCGCTTACCATCATCGGCCACTCGGCGGGCGCCGTCATAGGTGTCTCGCTCGTTTCTGCCGCTCAAAAATCCGTGGAGCACAGCCGACGCTCGCATCGCGTTCTTGGCATAAACGGGGCGCTCAAGCCGATCCGTGGAAATCGTGTCCTGTCTCCCATGGCAAAAGCGCTTTTCGCGAACCCGCTATCGGCCTCGATGTTTTCCCTTTTGGCAAAGTCAACACCACTCGGTCAAAACCTCTTGACGGCGACCGGGTCTCCGATCGATGCCCACGGCGAGGAAATTTATCGCCGGCTGCTGGGTTCGGCCGGACACGTGCGCGGCGCCCTCGGCATGATGGCGTCCTGGGACTTGTCCCATCTCAACGCCATGCTTCGGCGCCTTTCAACACCGCTGGATCTGCTCGCGGCAGAAGACGACCCGATGGTTCCGGCCTCAAGCTCGAAGAGAGCGGCAGGCCTTGCACAGCACAGCAGTCTCACCCTGACACCAAAAGGCGGACACCTGGTGCACGAATGCTATCCGGAGATCGTTGTCGACTGGATCGAGACTATCGTCTCGAACGGTCACTCGAATGGAGCGGACGCAGCATGA